A genomic window from Cardiocondyla obscurior isolate alpha-2009 linkage group LG02, Cobs3.1, whole genome shotgun sequence includes:
- the Ppat-dpck gene encoding bifunctional coenzyme A synthase, with amino-acid sequence MPNTGLLILTNPAKIKEGLLCTIQKHVLKTLYIQYYPRLNIFAENCNSATLRWKGPEYSKKIADIYMKTSTIASRLDIRVLLTNLKYPEKSIINTKMPIEVVIFDQKCSKEEANTFIQNRLANKSVNYSFVNSLYGGGLLSNTEYNIQNTKMYKNVILGGTFDRLHNGHKILLSEAILRCTERLSVGVTDANMITGKILWELIQPCTQRIKEVKEFLEDIDSSITYNVVPINDMYGPTKEDPTLEMLVVSEETKRGGDKINELRLQKDLSKLDIHIVDLAIDDAHNKHEEAKISSSNHRIRLLGTRLQPPKTNRSLQPYIIGLTGGIASGKSSVAEKMEQLGASLVNCDTIAHNLYLPGTECFQKIVELFGSSILNSDGFINRKLLGGIVFNNKEQLDKLNKLIWPLILQKAKEEIQCLFARKRDIIVLEAAVLIQAKWQNECSEIWTCIIPQNEAIKRIMDRNGLSEEAAKLRIEMQPSNTEQVNEANVVISTQWSHEETLIQVERAWRELTTDLNKLGVCRSGSSTFHHL; translated from the exons ATGCCGAACACTggtctattaattttaactaatcctgcaaaaataaaagagggaTTGCTGTGCACAATCCAGAAACATGTATTGAAAACGTTGTATATTCAATACTATccaagattaaatatttttgcagaaaATTGTAACTCCGCGACATTGCGGTGGAAAGGACCTGAATATTCTAAAAAGATCGCcgatatatatatgaaaactTCTACAATTGCCTCTAGGCTTGATATACGTGTTTTACTCACTAATTTGAAATATCCTGAAAAATCTATTATAAATACCAAAATGCCTATAGAAGTTGTGATTTTCGATCAAAAATGCAGTAAAGAAGAGGCAAACACATTCATACAGAATCGTTTAGCAAACAAGTCAGTGAACTATAGCTTTGTTAACTCCCTATATGGAGGAGGTTTATTATCAAATacagaatataatattcagAATACAAAAATGTACAAGAATGTAATACTAGGTGGTACATTTGATCGGTTGCACAATGGTCATAAGATCTTATTAAGTGAAGCCATTTTGCGTTGTACAGAAAGACTTAGTGTTGGAGTAACAGATGCTAATATGATAACTG GTAAAATATTGTGGGAGCTCATACAACCATGTACACAAAGAATAAAGGAAGTTAAAGAGTTTCTAGAAGATATAGATTCATCAATAACATATAATGTTGTTCCTATCAACGATATGTATGGACCTACTAAGGAAGATCCAACATTGGAGATGCTTGTTGTGAGTGAAGAAACAAAACGTGGAGGTGATAAAATCAATGAATTACGTTTACAAAAAGATTTAAGCAAATTGGACATTCATATAGTAGACTTAGCAATTGATGATGCTCATAACAAACATGAAGAGGCCAAAATTAGCTCTAGTAATCATAGAATACGATTACTTGGCACAAGACTTCAACCTCCt aAAACGAATAGGTCTTTACAACCATATATTATTGGCTTGACGGGTGGTATTGCAAGTGGCAAATCTTCAGTTGCTGAAAAAATGGAACAGCTTGGCGCTAGTCTTGTAAACTGTGATACGATAGCTCATAACTTATATTTACCTGGGACAGAATGCTTCCAAAAAATAGTCGAATTATTTGGTTCTTCTATTCTCAATTCAGATGGctttataaatagaaaattgcTTGGTGGCATAGTGTTTAATAATAAG GAACAACTGgataagttaaataaattgatatggcctttaattttacaaaaagcTAAGGAAGAAATACAGTGTCTTTTTGCAAGAAAACGTGATATTATTGTATTAGAAGCAGCAGTTTTAATTCAAGCTAAATGGCAAAATGAATGCAGCGAAATTTGGACTTGTATTATTCCACAAAATGAG gCAATAAAACGAATAATGGATAGAAATGGATTATCTGAGGAAGCAGCAAAATTACGAATTGAAATGCAACCAAGTAACACAGAGCAAGTTAACGAAGCTAACGTTGTTATAAGTACTCAGTGGAGTCATGAAGAAACTTTAATACAAGTAGAAAGAGCATGGAGAGAACTAACAACAGATTTAAACAAACTTGGAGTTTGTCGTTCTGGTTCTTCTACTTTTCACCACCTTTAG
- the LOC139108978 gene encoding intraflagellar transport protein 22 homolog, with protein MHTLKLVMIGPTESGKTIIANFLADATEIPYDYHPTQGVRILEFEINDILVNNERISRDLELWDCSGNHKFKNCWPAIRKNVHGIILVYSAKMKDSSKKLKEYYDYFVSGAKLGPNNCVILFFDADNTASSSSKMISSSFPNVSHVKCNVSDGGDKLKADFRLFLSALITLLHENKEEKLILSDNILFAQ; from the exons ATGCATACATTAAAATTAGTAATGATAGGACCGACTGag AGCGGGAAGACCATAATAGCAAATTTTTTGGCGGATGCTACGGAAATACCATATGATTATCATCCAACTCAGGGTGTTCGAATATtagaatttgaaattaatgatattcTAGTAAATAATGAACGCATTTCAAGAGATCTCGAATTGTGGGATTGTAGTGGAAATCACAA GTTTAAAAATTGTTGGCCAGCTATACGTAAAAATGTGCACGGAATAATACTTGTCTACAGTGCCAAAATGAAAGATTcttcgaaaaaattaaaagaatactACGATTATTTTGTTAGCGGAGCTAAATTAGGGCCTAATAATTGTGTAATACTCTTTTTTGATGCTGATAATACTGCATCAAGCTCATCAAAAATGattt CATCTAGTTTCCCTAATGTCTCCCACGTCAAATGTAACGTGAGTGATGGtggcgataaattaaaagctgATTTTCGGTTGTTTCTAAGTGCTTTAATAACGTTACTGCACgaaaacaaagaagaaaaactgATATTGAgtgataatatattatttgctcAATAA